From Variimorphobacter saccharofermentans, one genomic window encodes:
- the tgt gene encoding tRNA guanosine(34) transglycosylase Tgt, whose protein sequence is MYRLIEQDGRAKSGEFTTVHGTIQTPVFMNVGTAAAIKGAVSTMDLNAIGTQVELSNTYHLHVRPGDKVVKKMGGLHKFMVWDKPILTDSGGFQVFSLAGLRKIKEEGVYFNSHIDGRKIFMGPEESMQIQSNLASTIAMAFDECPPHPATREYMQDSVDRTTRWLERCKKEMNRLNQLEDTINKKQMLFGINQGGTFEDIRIEHAKRISDMDLDGYALGGLAVGESHEEMYRILDETVPYLPLHKPVYLMGVGTPANILEAVDRGVDFFDCVYPTRNGRHGHAYTNMGKLNLMNAKYELDDRPIEEGCGCPVCAHYSRAYIRHLLKAKEMLGMRLMVLHNLYFYNHMMEEIREAIRNKNYKEYKKQKLEGFVRSDMESE, encoded by the coding sequence ATGTATCGATTAATAGAACAGGATGGCAGAGCAAAAAGCGGAGAATTTACAACAGTGCACGGTACAATCCAGACTCCTGTATTTATGAATGTAGGAACTGCGGCTGCGATTAAGGGAGCAGTTTCGACAATGGATTTGAATGCAATAGGGACGCAAGTAGAGCTATCAAACACTTATCATCTCCATGTAAGACCCGGTGATAAGGTGGTAAAGAAGATGGGCGGACTCCATAAATTTATGGTTTGGGATAAGCCAATTCTTACTGACAGCGGCGGTTTTCAGGTGTTTTCTCTGGCAGGATTACGCAAGATTAAGGAGGAAGGGGTTTATTTTAACTCTCATATAGATGGGCGTAAAATATTCATGGGACCGGAAGAAAGCATGCAGATTCAATCCAATCTGGCATCTACCATTGCAATGGCATTCGATGAATGCCCACCACATCCGGCTACCAGAGAATATATGCAGGATTCGGTAGATCGGACAACGCGTTGGCTGGAACGGTGTAAAAAGGAAATGAACCGTTTGAATCAGCTAGAGGACACAATTAACAAGAAACAGATGCTCTTTGGAATCAATCAGGGGGGGACCTTTGAAGATATTCGAATTGAGCATGCGAAGAGAATTTCGGATATGGATTTGGACGGCTATGCTCTTGGAGGTCTTGCAGTGGGAGAAAGTCATGAGGAAATGTATCGCATTCTGGATGAGACGGTACCTTACCTCCCTCTTCACAAACCAGTATATCTTATGGGAGTAGGAACCCCCGCTAATATATTGGAAGCAGTTGATCGAGGAGTTGACTTTTTTGATTGTGTATATCCAACCAGAAATGGAAGACACGGTCATGCCTATACCAATATGGGTAAGCTGAATTTGATGAATGCAAAGTATGAACTGGATGATCGTCCAATTGAAGAGGGCTGTGGATGTCCGGTATGTGCACATTACAGCAGAGCATACATCAGACATTTACTTAAAGCAAAAGAGATGTTAGGGATGCGCTTAATGGTACTTCATAATTTATATTTCTACAATCATATGATGGAAGAAATCCGGGAAGCCATTCGGAATAAAAATTATAAAGAATATAAGAAGCAGAAACTCGAAGGATTTGTTAGGAGCGATATGGAAAGCGAATAA
- a CDS encoding SDR family NAD(P)-dependent oxidoreductase: MTNVKGKWALITGASRGVGYEIAIFMAQHGCNLVLHSRCISHTERVLEEVKKLGVKAYAVQAELSDINAVNRMLDEIEQNGTHIDILFNDAAVQIAYRTDYYKTPVEDFTQSFMINTIAPAMICYRLIPKMIEKGFGRIINTTSGIKNEPEQAGYSASKAALDKFTKDLGSKLEGTNVMINLTDPGWCRTDLGGPHAPNDVKSCIPGIAVGAFVDDKKSGRLLPAQSFIGMTLEDAVKKAYDME, translated from the coding sequence ATGACAAATGTCAAAGGAAAGTGGGCGCTTATAACGGGTGCAAGTCGAGGAGTAGGTTATGAGATTGCTATCTTTATGGCGCAACATGGTTGTAATCTGGTATTACACAGCAGATGTATTTCACATACGGAAAGAGTGCTCGAGGAGGTAAAAAAGCTCGGAGTGAAGGCGTATGCCGTTCAGGCTGAACTTTCGGATATTAATGCAGTAAACAGGATGCTGGATGAAATCGAGCAGAATGGTACGCACATCGATATCTTATTCAATGATGCGGCGGTGCAGATTGCTTATCGGACGGATTACTATAAGACGCCAGTGGAGGATTTTACGCAAAGCTTTATGATTAATACCATAGCTCCAGCTATGATTTGCTATCGATTAATTCCGAAGATGATTGAAAAGGGATTCGGCAGAATCATTAATACCACAAGTGGTATTAAGAATGAACCGGAACAAGCCGGATATTCTGCAAGCAAAGCAGCACTTGATAAGTTTACTAAGGACCTGGGATCAAAATTAGAAGGAACGAATGTCATGATCAATCTGACTGATCCGGGCTGGTGCAGAACCGATCTGGGAGGGCCTCATGCGCCGAATGATGTAAAAAGCTGTATTCCCGGAATAGCTGTGGGTGCATTTGTTGATGATAAGAAGAGTGGCAGATTATTGCCTGCACAATCCTTTATCGGGATGACCCTGGAGGATGCGGTGAAAAAAGCATATGATATGGAGTAA
- a CDS encoding DNA-3-methyladenine glycosylase family protein produces MIIQNSNFNIMQIAESGQCFRMNRVQDSDERMKYGVVAYGEYLEITQLSDDQLELSCSEEEYHRLWEDYFDLTYDYGKLVKNLIEGEDLFLSEAAEFGKGIRILKQEPYEAAISFIISQNKNIPAIKSCIEAICTRYGERKVCEKCGGKEYFTFPAPKVLAEAIKEDLRALKTGYRDTYIISISKAIAEGSLNLDELKHISFEEAVRTLKKIRGVGDKVANCIALYGLHHISGFPVDVWILRVLDEIYQNQFELEKYAGYAGIVQQYMFYYMRHKKGVA; encoded by the coding sequence ATGATAATACAGAATTCGAATTTTAATATAATGCAAATTGCAGAATCAGGACAATGCTTTCGTATGAACCGGGTACAGGATAGTGACGAACGGATGAAATATGGTGTAGTAGCCTATGGTGAGTATCTGGAAATAACCCAGCTTAGTGATGATCAGTTGGAACTGAGCTGCAGTGAAGAGGAGTATCACCGTTTATGGGAGGACTATTTTGATCTGACCTATGATTATGGGAAGTTGGTGAAAAACTTGATAGAAGGAGAGGATTTGTTCCTAAGTGAGGCAGCAGAGTTTGGTAAAGGAATACGAATTCTGAAGCAGGAACCCTATGAAGCAGCCATTAGCTTTATTATTTCACAAAACAAGAACATTCCCGCGATTAAAAGCTGCATAGAAGCAATCTGCACCCGATATGGTGAGAGAAAGGTTTGTGAAAAATGCGGAGGGAAGGAGTATTTTACTTTTCCTGCACCGAAGGTATTAGCAGAAGCCATCAAGGAAGACCTTCGGGCATTGAAGACCGGATATCGTGATACATATATTATAAGCATCTCGAAAGCCATTGCCGAAGGCTCACTTAACTTGGATGAGCTTAAACACATCTCCTTCGAAGAAGCGGTAAGGACGCTTAAGAAGATCCGTGGAGTAGGTGATAAGGTAGCAAATTGTATTGCCTTATATGGGTTACATCATATTAGCGGATTTCCGGTTGATGTATGGATTTTACGGGTACTGGATGAAATCTATCAGAATCAATTTGAGCTGGAGAAGTATGCCGGATATGCAGGGATTGTACAGCAATACATGTTTTATTATATGAGACATAAGAAAGGGGTAGCCTGA
- a CDS encoding EAL domain-containing protein, translating to MSFKKSLRILLIISSMIPVVLVSVVAHGLLTNKLIDVNTHNLQRSAETSKQGLEAMLKTQQTEVSLLSIQDELTYLTTISNEGRDVAPDAVNKLLQNRKALYEHCERISLYNLDHEIIASSDPELIGTDTNSEITLSHMMKTKSIAVAVDNVKPLSKAGDIIYTLEIGSPIMEPGSNNVIGYVISTIGTSYFREFLNSISFGETGFGILLDADGTILYHPNLSSVGKNINYDKLSNLISSYQQGEIKASGHMTCFYENTNQAYGYCILPSTNWILFVKQDIAEIRSITTIILALLFLICTILMVLIVISANILAKKISTPIIALRDAMRIASDGNLTVQSNIKSNNEFGELSKNFNKMLHIIKTNYEDLESMHEELLSNEEQLRANYDHIEFLAYHDTLTNLPNKLAFLDYANAVLVSSPPEQSMHAVYFVDLDNFKTINDTLGHEYGDALLVKTSQVLSSIINGAGMLARAGGDEFLLFKENVGSKDHALDFASLIIDHFKDPLDLDGEVVYVSMSIGISLYPDNGLSPNALIKNADIAMYKSKDTGKNKFTLFDSKMEEELNRNTIIIEVLRNAIDNNEVYIQYQPLMELNTNNVIGFEALMRINSERLGFLTPGEFIPIAEESGLIVELSSWLIKEACMFNKSLIDKGATPRPVSVNISSVQINRPGFVAMLSDILAETQLPPQYLELEITESTLVSSIMDATMLLKTLQNIGVKVSLDDFGTGYSSLNYLTKLPINTLKIDKSFIDNICVNDKDSCIAESIIQLAHSLDIRVVAEGVEHENQLALLRAQHCDIIQGYIFSKPLHPAELVDIIEEDDLITQFSLF from the coding sequence ATGTCGTTTAAAAAGTCCCTACGTATTCTGCTAATCATATCATCCATGATACCCGTAGTACTAGTTTCCGTAGTCGCACATGGATTATTAACGAATAAATTAATCGATGTCAATACACATAATTTACAAAGAAGTGCTGAGACTAGCAAACAAGGCCTGGAAGCGATGTTGAAGACACAGCAAACTGAGGTTTCCCTACTATCCATTCAGGATGAATTAACTTATTTGACTACTATTAGCAACGAAGGCCGCGATGTTGCTCCGGATGCTGTAAATAAGTTACTGCAGAATCGTAAGGCACTCTATGAGCATTGTGAGCGAATTTCACTATATAATCTGGATCATGAGATCATTGCCAGTTCCGATCCAGAATTAATAGGTACTGATACGAATTCGGAGATAACACTTTCTCACATGATGAAAACGAAAAGTATTGCCGTTGCAGTCGATAATGTCAAACCATTATCCAAGGCGGGTGATATCATATATACATTAGAAATTGGCAGTCCGATTATGGAGCCCGGTTCAAATAATGTGATAGGGTATGTAATCAGTACCATTGGAACCTCCTATTTCCGTGAGTTTCTTAATTCGATTTCTTTTGGTGAGACCGGATTTGGAATTTTATTAGATGCAGACGGCACGATATTATATCATCCTAATCTTTCTTCCGTAGGTAAAAACATTAACTATGATAAGTTATCCAATCTGATTTCTTCTTATCAACAGGGCGAGATCAAAGCAAGCGGTCATATGACCTGTTTTTATGAGAATACGAATCAGGCTTATGGATATTGTATTCTTCCGTCTACCAACTGGATTCTGTTCGTAAAGCAGGATATTGCAGAGATACGCTCCATCACCACTATCATATTAGCTTTACTGTTCTTAATCTGTACCATATTAATGGTATTGATCGTTATCTCAGCAAATATATTAGCAAAGAAAATTAGTACCCCCATCATAGCACTGCGTGATGCGATGAGAATTGCTTCCGACGGAAATTTAACTGTACAATCAAATATTAAAAGCAATAATGAGTTCGGTGAGCTTTCTAAGAACTTCAATAAAATGCTCCACATAATAAAAACCAACTATGAAGATTTGGAGTCCATGCATGAAGAGCTGCTCTCTAATGAAGAACAGCTTCGGGCCAACTACGATCATATTGAATTCCTCGCATATCATGACACACTTACCAACCTGCCGAACAAGCTGGCCTTTCTCGATTATGCCAATGCTGTGCTTGTTTCTTCTCCTCCAGAGCAATCTATGCATGCTGTATACTTTGTTGATCTGGATAATTTTAAGACAATTAATGATACACTTGGACATGAATATGGGGATGCTTTATTAGTGAAAACCTCACAGGTTCTCTCTTCCATTATAAACGGTGCTGGTATGCTTGCCCGGGCAGGCGGAGACGAATTTCTTTTATTTAAAGAAAATGTAGGTTCAAAGGATCATGCCTTAGATTTTGCTTCCCTGATTATTGATCACTTTAAAGATCCATTGGATTTGGATGGGGAAGTCGTATACGTCTCAATGAGTATTGGTATATCCCTTTATCCTGATAACGGTTTATCACCAAATGCCTTAATTAAGAATGCCGATATTGCAATGTATAAATCTAAGGATACAGGAAAGAACAAATTTACTTTATTTGATTCAAAAATGGAAGAAGAGCTTAATCGCAATACCATTATTATAGAGGTTCTTCGTAATGCCATTGACAATAATGAGGTATATATTCAGTATCAACCTTTGATGGAATTGAATACAAATAATGTGATTGGCTTTGAGGCCTTAATGCGTATTAACAGCGAGCGCCTCGGCTTCCTCACACCAGGCGAATTTATACCTATAGCAGAGGAAAGCGGCTTGATCGTGGAGCTTAGTTCCTGGTTAATCAAAGAAGCCTGTATGTTTAACAAATCACTTATTGACAAAGGTGCTACTCCAAGACCTGTATCAGTGAATATCTCTTCCGTACAGATTAACCGACCTGGATTTGTAGCAATGCTTTCTGATATACTGGCTGAGACCCAACTGCCACCACAATACTTAGAGCTTGAAATCACAGAAAGCACCCTGGTGTCCTCCATTATGGATGCTACAATGTTATTAAAAACTTTGCAGAATATCGGTGTCAAGGTTTCTTTAGATGATTTTGGTACCGGATATTCCTCCTTAAATTATTTAACCAAGCTACCCATTAATACATTGAAGATTGATAAATCCTTCATTGATAACATCTGTGTAAATGATAAGGATTCCTGTATCGCGGAGTCCATTATACAGCTAGCCCATAGTCTTGATATCCGTGTGGTGGCCGAAGGCGTGGAGCATGAAAATCAATTAGCCTTACTGCGAGCACAACACTGCGATATCATACAGGGATATATCTTTAGTAAACCCCTCCATCCGGCTGAACTTGTTGATATTATTGAAGAGGATGATCTGATCACACAATTTTCATTATTCTAA
- a CDS encoding DUF3784 domain-containing protein: MWLPNLVGGSITLLFGLFVRIFKTAGLIAGYNTLPAKEKAKYNVKKLSKYVGNLLIFSSLILLLGALLAYITNIDLIVVSISWALYIIVIIVSVISMNIGDKFKNT, encoded by the coding sequence ATGTGGCTGCCAAATCTGGTTGGTGGTTCCATAACCTTGCTATTTGGATTGTTTGTAAGAATATTTAAGACAGCTGGTCTGATAGCAGGTTATAACACCCTTCCAGCAAAAGAAAAAGCAAAATACAATGTCAAGAAGCTTTCGAAATATGTAGGAAATCTACTTATCTTTTCATCTCTCATATTACTTCTGGGAGCATTACTTGCATACATAACAAATATTGATTTGATTGTAGTCAGTATTTCCTGGGCACTCTATATCATTGTAATCATAGTTTCTGTTATATCTATGAACATAGGTGATAAGTTTAAAAACACATAA
- a CDS encoding MFS transporter, which translates to MFLNLMYVHRYLMGQVRRIYFMALPESKEDYKKSRICYTTADTAAQTIAQLVGGTFLATLMSHTGISDANIGIITSLVSLAALSQLFLINFFTRLKKYKFLVTVTALQRSLFALIYLIPLLGISNNIKSYFIVLLYFVGQIFVQIGLPASQDWIASLVPGRLRGKYFSIKDSVAVFVVSSLMLIGGMILDYYKERNILTGFIIIGVFILILTAINVIGFSKMKEPKTSYINEHGKEMHGRLAKRAREIEKAETANHTGILVELKGAFCDRRFRKVFSVQCLYTLSFYICTPFIPSYQINELKLSYTFMMLVSFILNLYRIYIAPKVGRMADRHGMAKVLRYFLLALGLNFLIVALTIPGNAYPLHIIGSFLSSTAWAFVGIGLFGLQLDFFKSEKRMIWLTITSSVSGVFGFVVSILGGALLNTLQKMNLIFFGIQIYAQQVLSLLGFLILLFTFFYIKYFIETEKVDINRKDGRA; encoded by the coding sequence ATGTTTCTTAACTTAATGTACGTTCACCGTTATTTAATGGGACAGGTTCGAAGAATTTACTTTATGGCTTTACCTGAATCGAAGGAAGATTATAAAAAAAGCCGTATCTGTTACACTACTGCTGACACAGCTGCACAGACAATTGCTCAGCTGGTCGGAGGGACCTTTCTGGCAACCCTGATGTCACACACTGGCATATCCGATGCGAATATTGGGATTATTACTTCCCTCGTCAGCTTAGCAGCGTTATCCCAGTTGTTTCTGATAAACTTCTTCACCCGTTTAAAAAAATATAAGTTTTTAGTTACTGTCACAGCACTGCAACGGAGTTTATTCGCTCTGATCTACCTGATCCCGCTGCTGGGAATTAGTAATAATATTAAATCTTATTTCATTGTGTTACTATATTTTGTCGGACAGATATTTGTTCAGATTGGCTTACCCGCTTCACAAGACTGGATAGCCAGTCTTGTCCCCGGACGTCTTAGAGGAAAGTATTTTTCTATCAAGGATTCTGTAGCGGTATTCGTGGTATCCAGCCTTATGCTCATAGGTGGTATGATACTCGACTACTATAAAGAACGCAATATTTTGACCGGATTTATCATAATCGGTGTATTTATTCTTATCCTTACCGCTATTAATGTAATCGGTTTTTCAAAGATGAAAGAACCCAAGACCTCCTATATCAATGAACATGGTAAGGAAATGCATGGTCGACTGGCGAAAAGAGCAAGAGAAATCGAGAAAGCAGAAACAGCTAACCATACCGGAATCCTAGTCGAACTTAAGGGTGCTTTCTGTGACCGGAGGTTTCGTAAGGTTTTTAGTGTCCAATGCTTATATACCTTGTCATTTTATATCTGTACTCCTTTTATTCCGAGTTATCAGATTAATGAATTGAAGCTATCATATACGTTCATGATGCTTGTTAGCTTTATACTAAACCTGTATCGAATCTACATAGCACCTAAGGTTGGACGAATGGCAGATCGGCACGGAATGGCAAAGGTACTTCGCTACTTTCTTCTGGCACTCGGCTTGAACTTTTTGATCGTAGCTCTTACAATACCTGGGAATGCATATCCTCTGCATATTATCGGTTCTTTCCTTTCCTCCACAGCCTGGGCTTTTGTAGGTATTGGGTTGTTCGGACTACAATTAGATTTTTTTAAAAGCGAGAAGCGAATGATTTGGTTAACCATTACCTCTTCTGTGTCCGGAGTATTTGGATTTGTGGTCTCCATTCTGGGTGGAGCATTACTGAACACTTTGCAGAAAATGAATTTGATTTTCTTCGGAATTCAGATCTATGCACAACAGGTTTTAAGCTTACTTGGCTTTCTCATTCTTCTATTTACTTTCTTCTATATTAAGTATTTTATTGAAACAGAGAAAGTGGATATCAACCGCAAGGATGGGCGTGCATAA
- the yajC gene encoding preprotein translocase subunit YajC: MTNSVFLATTAAEGAGTAGGIGGTIIFVAQIALLGGLLYFMMIRPQRKQQKQLQTMLSTLAAGDSVLTSSGFYGVVIDVMDEIVIVEFGNNKNCRIPMKKSAIVELEKPNTEKNA; the protein is encoded by the coding sequence ATGACAAATTCAGTATTTTTAGCAACTACAGCAGCAGAAGGTGCAGGAACTGCAGGAGGAATCGGAGGGACTATTATATTTGTAGCTCAGATTGCATTGTTAGGTGGATTACTGTACTTTATGATGATTCGTCCTCAGAGAAAGCAACAGAAGCAATTACAGACGATGTTATCTACTTTGGCAGCAGGTGACAGCGTTCTTACTTCCAGTGGATTCTATGGAGTTGTCATTGATGTTATGGATGAAATCGTAATTGTGGAATTCGGAAACAACAAAAACTGCAGAATTCCAATGAAGAAAAGTGCGATCGTTGAATTAGAAAAGCCCAATACCGAAAAGAATGCATAA
- a CDS encoding GNAT family N-acetyltransferase, giving the protein MNIVYNDIRKDLPVEQLHRLFTLAGWADGSETPEMLKYFNIPFINSTLVISAWDNDRLVGTVRVLSDKIIRSIIYDLVVDPEYQNKGIGQELVKRCIEHFPDSEWLVQTTKEISSYYEKLGFKINDDVFLSIPSKWQ; this is encoded by the coding sequence ATGAACATAGTATATAATGATATAAGAAAGGATTTACCAGTTGAGCAATTACATAGATTATTCACGTTAGCGGGCTGGGCTGATGGATCGGAGACTCCTGAAATGCTTAAGTATTTCAATATACCATTTATAAATTCTACTTTAGTGATTTCAGCATGGGATAATGACCGCTTGGTTGGAACAGTGAGGGTATTAAGTGATAAAATAATTAGGTCCATTATTTATGATTTAGTGGTTGATCCAGAATACCAGAACAAAGGGATTGGTCAAGAGTTAGTAAAGAGATGTATAGAACATTTTCCAGACTCTGAGTGGTTAGTGCAAACAACGAAAGAAATATCAAGTTATTATGAAAAATTAGGTTTTAAAATAAATGATGATGTATTTCTGAGCATACCGTCTAAATGGCAGTAA
- a CDS encoding Ldh family oxidoreductase: protein METRPYISWQLVGDFMTATFEKLGVPHEEAKLCSDVLMESDRRGIESHGCNRFKAIYVDRILEGIQNPITNFEIVRETPTTAVVDGHDGMGMVVGVKSMQMAIDKAKVYGLGMVAARNSTHYGIAGYYVTMATKQGMIGITGTNARPSIAPTFGVENMLGTNPLTVGFPTDEEFPFVLDCATSITQRGKIEYYARTGKDTPKGMVIGQDGTAMTDSKQILSDLTKGTAALAPLGGIGEELAGYKGYGYATVVEILSAALQAGSYLKLLNGISETGEKVPYHLGHFFLAIDPEAFLGLDSFKKTTGDILRALRSSKRAPGEDRIYTAGEKEYLCWLDRKDKGVPIGESVQKEFIRIRDQFDLPFHFPFED from the coding sequence ATGGAGACAAGACCATATATTTCATGGCAATTAGTCGGAGATTTTATGACCGCCACCTTTGAGAAGCTGGGGGTTCCCCATGAAGAAGCAAAGCTTTGCTCCGATGTCTTAATGGAAAGTGATCGTCGCGGAATTGAAAGTCATGGCTGTAATCGCTTCAAAGCAATTTACGTTGACCGTATACTGGAAGGTATCCAGAATCCGATCACAAATTTTGAGATTGTCAGAGAAACCCCAACCACTGCTGTAGTTGACGGTCATGATGGTATGGGTATGGTAGTTGGAGTGAAATCCATGCAGATGGCAATCGATAAGGCAAAAGTATATGGATTGGGAATGGTAGCTGCACGTAATTCCACCCATTATGGTATTGCAGGATATTATGTAACTATGGCTACTAAACAGGGGATGATCGGAATTACCGGAACCAATGCAAGACCCTCCATTGCACCAACCTTTGGTGTGGAAAATATGCTGGGGACCAATCCTTTAACCGTAGGTTTTCCGACGGACGAAGAATTTCCTTTTGTCCTGGATTGTGCTACCAGTATCACACAGCGAGGGAAAATCGAATACTATGCCCGAACCGGTAAAGATACTCCTAAGGGCATGGTAATTGGACAGGATGGTACCGCCATGACGGACAGCAAGCAAATCCTATCCGACCTTACGAAGGGAACAGCAGCTCTGGCTCCTCTCGGAGGAATTGGAGAAGAACTGGCAGGATATAAGGGTTATGGTTATGCAACCGTGGTTGAAATCCTATCTGCTGCCTTGCAGGCCGGAAGTTACCTTAAGTTACTTAATGGAATCAGTGAAACTGGTGAAAAAGTTCCGTATCACCTTGGTCATTTCTTCCTTGCAATTGATCCGGAGGCTTTTTTAGGCCTGGATAGCTTTAAGAAAACGACAGGAGATATTCTGCGTGCACTTAGGTCCTCAAAGCGAGCACCCGGAGAAGATCGAATTTACACTGCCGGTGAGAAAGAATATCTTTGCTGGCTTGATCGAAAGGATAAAGGAGTTCCGATCGGAGAATCCGTTCAAAAGGAATTTATCCGTATTCGGGATCAGTTTGATTTACCATTCCATTTTCCTTTTGAAGATTAG
- a CDS encoding acyl-CoA thioesterase, with product MEPKRVIDSLTEQVQIIMPSHANGTDRLFGGQLVQWIDVVAAVVARRHSGCNVTTAAIDNLQFKAGAFINNTLVLIGRITYVGRTSMEVRVDTYVEDLAGIRKVVNRAYLVLVALDAEGNPTEVPKLILQTEAERAEWEAGKRRHSLRSKRRKEGY from the coding sequence ATGGAACCAAAGCGAGTTATAGATTCGTTAACAGAGCAAGTTCAAATAATAATGCCCTCTCATGCCAATGGCACAGATAGACTATTCGGTGGTCAGTTGGTTCAATGGATTGACGTTGTTGCGGCTGTCGTAGCCCGTCGTCATTCCGGTTGTAATGTTACAACTGCTGCTATAGACAACCTGCAATTTAAGGCTGGGGCCTTTATTAACAATACTTTAGTATTAATCGGTCGTATCACTTATGTAGGGAGAACCTCTATGGAGGTTCGCGTTGACACCTATGTGGAGGATTTGGCTGGCATCCGAAAAGTGGTGAACAGAGCTTATCTCGTTCTTGTAGCATTGGATGCTGAAGGAAATCCAACTGAAGTACCAAAGCTCATTCTTCAGACAGAAGCAGAACGTGCTGAATGGGAAGCCGGTAAAAGACGCCACTCCTTACGTAGTAAACGTAGAAAAGAAGGATATTAA
- the fba gene encoding class II fructose-1,6-bisphosphate aldolase — protein sequence MALVTTKEMFQKAYDGGYAIGAFNVNNMEIVQGITEAAKEENAPVILQVSAGARKYAKHAYLVKLVEAALIDTDLPIALHLDHGDDFEICKSCIDGGFTSVMIDGSKHSFEDNIALTKKVVEYAHAHGVVVEGELGKLAGIEDDVNVSAEDASYTRPDEVEEFVSRTGVDSLAIAIGTSHGAFKFKPGQKPQLRFDILEEVGKRLPNFPIVLHGASSVSQEYVKIIQQFGGKLDDAIGIPEEMLRQAARMAVCKINIDSDLRLAFTAGIREYLATNPSHFDPRQYLTPARNNIKAVVKHKLVNVLGCAGKAN from the coding sequence ATGGCATTAGTTACTACGAAAGAAATGTTTCAAAAAGCATACGACGGTGGTTATGCGATTGGTGCCTTTAATGTTAACAACATGGAGATCGTTCAAGGCATTACTGAGGCAGCAAAAGAAGAGAATGCACCGGTAATCTTACAGGTTTCTGCCGGAGCGAGAAAGTATGCAAAGCATGCTTATCTCGTTAAATTAGTAGAAGCCGCTTTGATCGATACCGATCTTCCGATTGCACTTCACTTAGATCACGGCGATGACTTTGAGATCTGTAAATCCTGTATTGATGGCGGATTTACCTCGGTTATGATTGACGGATCCAAGCATAGCTTTGAAGACAACATAGCATTAACTAAGAAGGTTGTGGAATATGCACACGCACATGGTGTTGTAGTTGAAGGAGAGTTAGGTAAATTAGCAGGTATTGAGGATGATGTAAACGTATCTGCAGAGGATGCTTCCTATACAAGACCGGATGAAGTAGAAGAGTTTGTTAGCCGAACGGGAGTTGATTCGTTAGCGATTGCTATTGGTACAAGCCATGGTGCTTTCAAGTTCAAGCCTGGTCAAAAGCCTCAGCTTCGCTTTGATATACTGGAGGAAGTTGGTAAGAGACTTCCGAACTTCCCTATCGTATTACATGGTGCTTCTTCTGTTTCTCAGGAATATGTTAAAATCATTCAGCAATTCGGTGGTAAGCTGGATGATGCAATTGGTATACCCGAGGAGATGTTAAGGCAGGCTGCCAGAATGGCTGTATGTAAAATAAATATTGACTCCGATCTAAGACTTGCTTTTACGGCGGGAATTAGAGAGTATCTGGCAACTAACCCCAGTCATTTCGACCCGAGACAGTATCTGACCCCGGCTAGAAATAATATTAAGGCCGTTGTTAAGCATAAGCTGGTTAATGTATTAGGCTGTGCAGGGAAAGCAAATTAG